The Virgibacillus phasianinus genome includes a window with the following:
- the fapR gene encoding transcription factor FapR: MKRTKAERQRLLRETIEDTPFITDEDLARKFNVSIQTIRLDRMEHAIPELRERIKTVATSQWNETVKALPLEEVIGEVIDLELDSRAISILNIQPEHVFSRNKIARGHHLFAQANSLAVAVINDELALTAKTELTFTRQVKEGERVVAKAVVEGLNDKGYTVVRVSSYVDQEVVFKGVFYMYRSNDQKGECTDEVSH; this comes from the coding sequence ATGAAGCGAACAAAGGCAGAAAGACAACGTTTATTAAGGGAAACGATTGAAGATACACCGTTTATTACAGATGAGGATTTAGCCAGAAAATTTAATGTCAGTATTCAAACCATCCGTCTTGATCGAATGGAACATGCGATTCCAGAACTGCGCGAACGTATTAAAACTGTGGCAACCAGTCAGTGGAACGAAACAGTTAAAGCTTTACCGTTAGAAGAAGTAATTGGTGAAGTTATTGACCTTGAGCTGGATAGCAGAGCCATCTCCATTCTTAACATTCAGCCGGAACATGTTTTTTCCAGAAATAAGATTGCCAGGGGGCACCATTTATTTGCGCAAGCCAATTCATTAGCTGTTGCTGTAATAAATGATGAATTAGCCTTAACGGCAAAAACTGAGTTAACCTTTACTAGACAGGTTAAGGAAGGTGAACGTGTAGTTGCAAAGGCGGTTGTAGAAGGATTAAATGATAAAGGCTATACAGTTGTACGCGTTTCTAGCTATGTTGATCAGGAAGTGGTTTTTAAAGGAGTATTTTACATGTATCGGTCAAACGATCAAAA